From a region of the Vaginimicrobium propionicum genome:
- a CDS encoding multifunctional oxoglutarate decarboxylase/oxoglutarate dehydrogenase thiamine pyrophosphate-binding subunit/dihydrolipoyllysine-residue succinyltransferase subunit, translating into MNTPQPQPSTVPSVEKRSASSETPNQPGSDSLLGPDVPLEMPNQVPTPSQQIKLRGTLLRTAKNMDTSLEMPTATSVRCVPMKLVIENRSLINSFLRRSRGGKVSFTHIIAFAMIQALKTLPEMNVAYGMKDGKPQLIVNKSINLGIAIDVELKGQRQLLVPNIKACERLNFAQFFVAYEQLVAKSRAGKLTIEDFAHTTATITNPGGIGTVMSVPRLMNGQGLILGVGAINYPAQFEGASVQMVTENAISKVTNLTSTYDHRVIQGALSGEFLRTMHQLLNGADRFYESIFEALRIPYPPMKWDSDISIHRNHEVSKEARVYSLVNSYRIFGHLQADIDPLQFRMRTHPDLELASHGLTIWDLDREFPVRRMGGNIDQYLPLRRILEVIRQSYSHTMGIEYMHIQDPQQRAWIQDKVERPHEKRPREDHLRILDKLCEAEIFETFLQTKYVGQTRFSLEGAESAIVVAAEICERAADNELSEVCIGMPHRGRLNLLTNICGKLYSQIFREFDNRDLGVTDISGDVKYHLGSQGSYKAASGKMITTSLVANPSHLEAVNPVLEGIARAKNDMLENPEKYRVLPLLIHGDASFSGQGIVYETLQLSQLRPYTNGGTIHLIINNQIGFTTGPQDGRSSTYATDVAKTIQAPIFHVNGDDPDACALAATMAFDFRQRFHKDVVIDMLCYRRRGHNEGDDPSFTQPLMYDLISKKRPVRKIYTEQLVGRGDISLEDAEAMATKFRARLEEVFSNVRNPDVPMEDDPYRLAPIYPPKPVGDGNTAISFEQMQRVADVYTDFPDGFSVHPKVLPQLERRANSIVNGPIDWATAELLAFGSLLMEGHRVRLVGQDSRRGTFSQRFGAVADCLTNETWVPLKHLSEDQGAFDIFDSALNEYAAMGFEYGYSVASPNSLVVWEAQYGDFYNGAQTIVDEFVTSGYAKWGQRSGVVLMLPHGYEGAGPDHSSARIERFLQNCWENNIAVCQPSTPASHFHLLRHHQHVNSHRPLVIATPKSMLRNRLAVSTPADFLDGSSWRPALDDPTITDPKKVIGVLICSGKVRWSLVNERNKRGLDNKVAIISIERLFPLPTEALAQILQNHLHVRHIRFVQEEPANQGALGFLTANLLPELSRVLGKEFTWRPIARPASATPATGVRRVHIDEQANLMNNAFGV; encoded by the coding sequence GAAATGCCGAATCAGGTACCCACACCTAGTCAGCAGATTAAACTTCGCGGCACCTTACTTCGCACGGCAAAAAATATGGACACCTCTCTGGAGATGCCAACCGCTACCTCTGTGCGCTGCGTTCCGATGAAATTAGTAATCGAAAACCGTTCGCTGATTAATAGTTTCTTGCGTAGATCTCGTGGTGGCAAAGTTAGCTTTACTCACATAATCGCTTTTGCCATGATCCAGGCGTTGAAAACACTGCCAGAAATGAACGTGGCCTACGGGATGAAAGACGGTAAGCCGCAGCTAATAGTCAATAAGTCAATCAACTTGGGAATTGCGATCGACGTCGAATTAAAGGGTCAGCGCCAACTGTTAGTCCCAAATATTAAGGCTTGTGAACGACTCAACTTTGCACAGTTCTTCGTTGCCTACGAACAGCTTGTGGCAAAATCTCGAGCCGGAAAATTAACAATCGAAGATTTCGCACACACTACAGCGACCATCACTAACCCAGGCGGCATTGGCACCGTCATGAGCGTACCTAGACTAATGAACGGGCAGGGTCTAATTCTTGGTGTTGGGGCAATCAACTATCCGGCACAATTTGAAGGTGCATCGGTGCAAATGGTCACCGAAAACGCAATTTCGAAAGTTACAAACCTGACATCTACCTACGACCACAGAGTCATTCAGGGCGCATTATCCGGTGAATTCCTACGCACCATGCACCAATTATTAAATGGCGCAGATAGGTTCTATGAATCAATTTTCGAGGCTCTTCGAATCCCCTATCCTCCAATGAAGTGGGATTCCGACATATCGATTCACCGCAATCACGAAGTATCGAAAGAAGCTAGAGTTTATTCGCTCGTTAATTCCTACCGGATTTTCGGCCATCTTCAAGCAGATATCGACCCACTACAGTTTAGGATGCGAACCCACCCAGACTTAGAATTAGCTAGTCACGGGCTAACTATCTGGGATTTAGATCGAGAGTTTCCGGTGCGTCGCATGGGCGGCAATATCGATCAGTACCTGCCATTACGAAGAATCCTTGAGGTTATTAGACAATCTTATTCACACACTATGGGGATTGAATATATGCATATTCAAGATCCCCAGCAGAGAGCATGGATTCAAGACAAAGTAGAGCGCCCACACGAAAAACGTCCCCGCGAAGATCATCTACGAATACTCGACAAACTTTGCGAGGCGGAAATATTCGAGACTTTCCTACAGACTAAATACGTCGGCCAAACCCGATTTAGTTTGGAAGGCGCAGAATCAGCGATTGTCGTCGCAGCCGAGATTTGCGAACGGGCGGCTGATAATGAGCTTAGTGAGGTTTGTATCGGCATGCCACATAGAGGTCGACTGAACCTCTTGACGAATATCTGCGGAAAACTTTATTCTCAAATATTCCGCGAATTTGATAACAGAGATCTTGGCGTCACGGATATATCTGGTGACGTCAAGTACCACCTTGGTTCTCAAGGTTCCTATAAGGCTGCCTCTGGGAAAATGATCACTACCTCCTTAGTAGCTAACCCGTCGCATTTGGAAGCTGTCAACCCAGTTCTCGAAGGCATCGCTAGAGCCAAGAACGATATGTTGGAAAATCCGGAAAAATACCGTGTTTTGCCCCTGCTCATCCACGGCGACGCTTCATTCTCTGGCCAGGGAATCGTTTACGAGACTTTGCAACTTAGCCAATTACGCCCCTATACGAATGGCGGGACGATTCACTTAATAATCAATAATCAGATAGGTTTCACTACTGGGCCTCAAGATGGGCGTTCCTCCACCTATGCGACAGATGTTGCAAAAACTATTCAAGCCCCAATTTTTCACGTAAACGGTGACGATCCCGACGCTTGTGCGCTGGCCGCCACCATGGCTTTCGATTTTCGGCAGCGTTTTCATAAGGACGTAGTCATAGACATGTTGTGTTACCGACGCCGAGGGCACAATGAGGGCGACGACCCAAGCTTCACCCAGCCTTTGATGTATGACTTGATCTCTAAGAAACGTCCAGTGCGCAAAATTTACACCGAACAACTTGTTGGACGCGGCGACATCAGCCTCGAAGACGCTGAAGCGATGGCCACAAAGTTTCGTGCTCGACTAGAAGAAGTGTTCTCTAACGTCCGCAACCCAGATGTTCCTATGGAAGATGATCCGTATCGTTTAGCGCCGATATACCCACCAAAACCTGTCGGCGATGGCAACACCGCTATTTCTTTTGAACAAATGCAGCGGGTCGCTGACGTTTACACCGATTTTCCGGATGGGTTCTCAGTTCACCCCAAGGTACTTCCACAATTAGAGCGTCGTGCCAATTCCATTGTCAATGGCCCGATTGATTGGGCAACTGCCGAGCTGCTAGCTTTTGGCTCACTGTTGATGGAAGGCCACAGAGTGCGCCTTGTTGGCCAAGATTCACGACGTGGAACTTTCAGTCAACGTTTCGGTGCAGTGGCTGATTGCTTGACTAATGAGACTTGGGTGCCGTTGAAACATTTGAGTGAGGATCAAGGCGCCTTCGATATTTTTGATTCTGCTTTGAATGAATACGCGGCGATGGGTTTTGAATACGGCTATTCCGTCGCATCACCTAATTCTCTGGTGGTTTGGGAAGCTCAATATGGCGATTTTTATAACGGCGCCCAAACGATAGTGGACGAATTTGTTACTTCGGGATACGCCAAATGGGGTCAAAGATCTGGGGTGGTATTGATGTTGCCACACGGTTATGAAGGTGCAGGTCCAGATCATTCTTCCGCGCGCATCGAACGTTTTTTGCAAAACTGTTGGGAAAACAATATTGCAGTTTGTCAGCCCTCTACACCGGCTAGTCACTTCCATTTGCTGCGTCACCACCAGCATGTTAATTCTCATAGACCCTTGGTTATCGCAACTCCGAAGTCGATGTTGCGTAACCGTTTAGCTGTCTCAACCCCTGCTGATTTCTTAGATGGCTCATCTTGGCGTCCGGCACTAGATGACCCAACTATCACGGATCCAAAGAAAGTAATCGGGGTACTGATTTGTTCAGGTAAGGTTCGCTGGAGTTTAGTAAACGAACGAAATAAGCGCGGCCTAGATAATAAGGTAGCAATTATCTCAATCGAAAGGCTGTTTCCTTTACCGACTGAAGCTTTGGCGCAAATTCTTCAGAATCACCTACATGTTCGCCATATCCGATTCGTTCAAGAGGAGCCGGCAAACCAGGGCGCGTTAGGGTTCCTGACGGCAAATTTGTTGCCCGAGTTAAGTCGAGTTCTTGGAAAAGAATTCACTTGGCGACCGATTGCTAGGCCAGCGTCAGCGACTCCAGCAACCGGCGTGCGTCGAGTACACATTGATGAACAAGCGAATCTGATGAACAACGCATTTGGAGTTTAG
- a CDS encoding WhiB family transcriptional regulator, which yields MDWRHRAACLDEDPELFFPIGVTGPALAQVEEAKKVCMRCDVRSECLQWALDNGQDHGVWGGLSEDERRSMKRRAARSRLRSKVR from the coding sequence ATGGACTGGCGGCACCGCGCGGCATGCCTCGACGAGGATCCCGAGCTGTTCTTCCCCATCGGCGTGACCGGTCCGGCTCTGGCCCAGGTGGAAGAGGCTAAGAAAGTTTGTATGCGCTGTGACGTGCGGTCAGAGTGCCTACAGTGGGCTCTAGATAACGGCCAGGATCACGGCGTTTGGGGTGGCTTAAGCGAGGACGAACGCCGTTCCATGAAACGCCGCGCAGCGCGTTCAAGGTTACGCTCTAAAGTGCGCTAA
- a CDS encoding sensor histidine kinase, producing MMTMAEVLAAHTELDKADGEWLSKFVHEWHLLADTSFSDLVLWVPDCKDPNIFWAAAQIRPTTGPTALDDSIVGDSISYDPESVVADAYWSGEICQASEHSMDAGIPVDMAAIPIVRNDHVLAVVERSTNQMGVRAPGALEDAYLEIAQNLAELLHEGKYPVDPPSDLSMSPTAGDGVTLLNDNKVITYASPNAVSAWRRLGILRDLVGEKLRDLIAQVDGVSSQGDEVEASKAAEFDLETANTALRLRVIPLGGGKTVVLCRDITELRDRDRELITKDATIKEIHHRVKNNLQTVAALLRLQSRRTKSEDARDALRDAMRRVTSIATVHEILSQSFDEEVQFDEIADRILEMVGDVAATTGELTTTRDGTFGMVPAEVATSLSLALTELCHNGVEHGLNSGSGQIMVRPWVSDDTLSVEIVDNGAGLPVGLEIGNSLGLSIVTTLIEDLGGTFSLANNGSQSPFPTGCTAKLEIPLTR from the coding sequence ATGATGACGATGGCCGAGGTACTAGCTGCACATACTGAACTTGATAAAGCAGATGGTGAGTGGCTGTCGAAATTCGTTCATGAATGGCACTTACTAGCTGACACGAGTTTTTCTGACTTGGTTTTGTGGGTGCCAGACTGCAAAGATCCAAATATTTTCTGGGCCGCGGCTCAAATACGCCCTACTACGGGGCCAACAGCCCTAGACGACAGCATTGTGGGCGACAGCATTAGCTATGATCCAGAATCTGTTGTTGCCGACGCTTACTGGTCTGGCGAAATTTGCCAAGCTAGTGAACATTCAATGGATGCCGGTATTCCTGTTGATATGGCAGCTATCCCCATAGTCCGTAATGACCATGTACTTGCCGTGGTTGAGCGCAGCACTAATCAGATGGGCGTTAGAGCACCTGGTGCGCTAGAGGATGCCTATCTTGAGATTGCCCAAAACCTCGCAGAATTGCTGCATGAGGGGAAATATCCAGTTGATCCACCATCAGATCTATCCATGTCCCCGACAGCTGGTGACGGTGTGACTTTGTTAAACGACAACAAGGTAATCACCTATGCGTCGCCGAATGCTGTTTCAGCGTGGCGCCGGTTAGGTATTCTGCGTGATTTAGTGGGGGAGAAACTACGGGACTTAATCGCTCAAGTGGATGGCGTCAGCTCTCAAGGCGATGAAGTCGAGGCGTCTAAGGCTGCAGAATTCGACTTAGAAACTGCGAATACGGCTCTAAGATTACGTGTCATACCATTGGGCGGTGGAAAAACTGTCGTGCTGTGTCGCGACATTACCGAGCTTCGTGATCGTGACCGCGAGTTGATTACAAAAGACGCCACTATTAAAGAAATCCACCACCGCGTGAAAAATAATCTGCAAACTGTTGCCGCTCTTCTTCGGCTGCAATCTCGAAGAACTAAGTCTGAGGATGCTAGGGACGCCTTGCGTGACGCTATGCGTAGAGTCACTTCGATAGCTACTGTCCACGAGATCTTGTCTCAAAGTTTTGATGAAGAAGTTCAATTCGACGAGATTGCAGATCGCATTTTAGAGATGGTTGGCGATGTTGCAGCCACCACCGGAGAATTGACTACCACTAGGGATGGAACTTTTGGCATGGTGCCTGCTGAAGTGGCCACGTCACTGTCTTTGGCACTAACAGAGTTATGCCATAACGGCGTTGAACACGGCTTAAACTCAGGCTCGGGTCAAATCATGGTTCGACCCTGGGTGAGTGACGATACCTTGAGCGTTGAGATAGTAGATAATGGTGCAGGGCTTCCGGTTGGTTTGGAAATTGGTAATTCCCTAGGCCTATCCATAGTAACAACGTTGATAGAAGATCTTGGCGGGACTTTTTCTCTAGCAAATAATGGTTCTCAATCGCCTTTCCCGACTGGTTGTACCGCCAAACTTGAGATACCTTTGACGCGTTGA
- a CDS encoding 50S ribosomal protein bL37: MGKTGRKRKARRKGAANHGKRPNA; this comes from the coding sequence ATGGGTAAGACAGGCCGTAAGCGCAAGGCACGCCGCAAGGGCGCCGCTAATCACGGTAAGCGTCCAAACGCTTAA
- the rsrA gene encoding mycothiol system anti-sigma-R factor — MSEDLDVFDCALAQHRMHAFLHGELSESQADELREHLMKCAECMDDFDVESLITSLVRRCCPTVSAPIKLRTSISYRIVHRFHVD; from the coding sequence ATGAGTGAGGATTTAGACGTTTTTGATTGCGCTTTGGCTCAACACCGGATGCACGCTTTCTTACATGGTGAGCTTAGTGAAAGCCAGGCTGATGAACTGCGTGAGCATCTAATGAAGTGCGCAGAATGTATGGACGACTTCGATGTTGAATCGCTAATAACTTCGCTGGTGCGCAGATGCTGCCCGACAGTTAGTGCGCCCATCAAGCTGAGGACAAGTATTAGCTATCGGATTGTGCACAGATTCCACGTGGATTAG
- a CDS encoding sigma-70 family RNA polymerase sigma factor, whose product MGTSIDDTGTDIRDTETQAERAERFERDALEYLDQLYSAALRMTRNPADAEDIVQETYVKAFSSFRQFKPGTNLRAWLYRILTNTYINTYRKSKRQPQISDSDQVEDWQIARAASHTSDGLPSAEIEALERIPDAEITEALASLKPDFRDAVLLADVEGFSYKEIAEIMDTPIGTVMSRLNRGRKQLRALLVDKAAQMGIANAKASEDE is encoded by the coding sequence ATGGGCACTTCTATTGATGACACAGGCACCGACATTCGGGATACTGAAACGCAGGCTGAACGCGCTGAGCGTTTTGAGCGGGATGCGCTGGAATACCTAGATCAGCTTTATAGCGCTGCCTTGCGCATGACACGTAATCCGGCTGATGCAGAGGATATCGTCCAAGAAACTTACGTCAAAGCTTTTAGCTCTTTTCGCCAATTCAAGCCTGGCACTAATTTACGTGCCTGGCTCTATCGAATCTTGACGAATACCTACATAAACACTTACCGCAAATCTAAGCGTCAACCGCAAATATCTGATTCCGATCAGGTTGAGGATTGGCAGATAGCGCGGGCAGCCTCTCACACTTCTGACGGGTTACCTTCGGCTGAGATTGAGGCTTTAGAACGTATTCCAGACGCAGAGATCACTGAAGCTTTGGCAAGCTTAAAGCCTGATTTCCGTGATGCTGTTTTACTGGCGGATGTGGAAGGGTTTTCCTATAAGGAAATTGCCGAAATCATGGATACCCCGATTGGCACAGTGATGTCGCGGTTAAATCGTGGACGCAAACAATTACGTGCACTGTTGGTTGACAAAGCCGCTCAAATGGGGATTGCGAATGCTAAGGCGAGCGAAGATGAGTGA
- a CDS encoding DoxX family membrane protein — protein MALVHFIGRSLFASYFIKDGVSLITKPDDAAEALAATTDRVVPAAQSVLPDGIAAHLPEEPRTWARIFGVTQVVAGLMYAIGFGRRTGAWLLAATSVPRVIAASKNDDNRDLTTALSLLGASIVGAKDTKGAPSISWRIEDARKNAAKKIEKARS, from the coding sequence ATGGCACTGGTTCATTTCATCGGACGTTCACTATTTGCGTCATATTTCATAAAAGACGGCGTTTCACTAATCACTAAACCAGATGACGCAGCTGAGGCATTGGCCGCTACTACCGATCGGGTAGTCCCAGCGGCGCAAAGCGTGCTACCAGATGGTATCGCCGCTCACTTACCCGAAGAGCCACGCACCTGGGCTCGAATTTTCGGTGTTACCCAAGTGGTCGCTGGACTGATGTACGCCATCGGATTCGGGCGCAGGACAGGAGCTTGGCTACTGGCCGCCACATCTGTTCCGCGTGTCATCGCTGCGTCCAAGAACGACGATAACCGCGATTTGACAACTGCCCTATCGTTGCTGGGTGCGAGCATAGTTGGAGCTAAAGACACAAAAGGTGCTCCTAGCATTTCTTGGCGGATCGAAGATGCCCGCAAGAATGCTGCAAAGAAAATTGAAAAAGCTCGCAGCTGA
- the aroA gene encoding 3-phosphoshikimate 1-carboxyvinyltransferase, with the protein MEIWDAPHVPGSISARCTVPGSKSESNRALVLAALANKPSTLTGVLDARDTRLMVAGLKSLGAKVEMSGETVKVYPPMHFSGGEIDCGLAGTVARFLPPVATLASGNTRFFGDPQMCKRPIAPLLDGLSQLGAQVSAHRLPFVVSAPNGLSGRKVVIDSSASSQFISGLLLSAPRFPNGIELTHSANQGLVSIPHIEMTTKMLQDRGVDVSRDNLTWRVAPGSIRALNQRIEPDLTNATVFLAAGLVTGGAVTVAGWPQETIQPADEIRQTLSGFGVETRLSNDGLTAICPTNLHGCELDLSRVSELTPVIAGLAVFAEGTTIIRGIGHIRGHETNRIRAICTELNKLTVKVRELDDGLAITGTDLKHLAPRVFSTYADHRMVHLGALLALRINSLKVADVNAATKTMPDFQSRWERICELS; encoded by the coding sequence GTGGAAATTTGGGACGCCCCCCACGTTCCGGGGTCTATTAGTGCCCGGTGCACCGTGCCGGGGTCGAAATCTGAGTCTAATCGCGCACTGGTGCTTGCGGCCTTGGCTAATAAACCCAGCACCCTAACCGGCGTACTAGATGCTCGCGATACCAGGTTGATGGTCGCCGGCTTAAAAAGTCTTGGTGCCAAAGTCGAGATGAGTGGCGAGACAGTTAAGGTTTATCCGCCGATGCATTTTAGCGGCGGGGAAATAGATTGCGGCCTAGCTGGTACTGTCGCCCGATTTTTACCACCTGTTGCTACTTTGGCTAGCGGAAACACCAGATTTTTTGGCGATCCCCAAATGTGCAAGCGCCCGATCGCGCCTTTACTTGATGGGTTGAGCCAGTTAGGCGCACAAGTATCAGCGCATCGCTTACCATTCGTCGTTTCTGCGCCTAATGGTTTGAGCGGACGAAAGGTTGTCATCGATTCCTCCGCGTCATCACAGTTCATCTCTGGACTATTGTTAAGTGCTCCTCGATTTCCCAATGGCATCGAGCTGACGCACTCGGCTAATCAAGGTCTGGTTTCCATCCCCCACATTGAGATGACTACCAAAATGCTTCAAGACAGAGGGGTGGACGTTAGCCGCGATAATTTGACGTGGCGAGTGGCTCCTGGCTCGATAAGAGCTTTGAACCAACGCATAGAACCCGATTTGACGAACGCGACAGTTTTCTTAGCCGCTGGCCTAGTAACAGGTGGCGCTGTAACTGTGGCAGGTTGGCCGCAAGAAACCATTCAGCCTGCGGACGAAATTCGCCAGACACTTTCAGGCTTCGGTGTCGAAACTCGTCTCAGCAATGACGGTTTAACCGCGATTTGCCCTACGAATCTTCATGGTTGTGAACTTGATCTATCTCGGGTAAGCGAATTAACTCCCGTGATAGCAGGGCTGGCAGTATTTGCTGAGGGAACGACAATAATTAGGGGAATTGGTCATATTCGCGGCCATGAAACAAACAGAATCCGAGCAATTTGCACTGAGCTAAATAAATTAACCGTTAAGGTACGCGAATTAGATGATGGTTTGGCTATCACTGGAACAGATCTGAAGCATTTAGCGCCAAGGGTATTTTCAACTTACGCCGATCACCGCATGGTACATTTAGGGGCTTTGTTAGCCTTGCGCATTAATTCCTTGAAGGTAGCTGACGTTAACGCAGCCACTAAGACAATGCCCGATTTCCAGTCCAGATGGGAACGGATTTGTGAACTATCGTAA
- the rsgA gene encoding ribosome small subunit-dependent GTPase A, with protein sequence MNYRNFRDLDSDDFNFDRPRRTSRPRTKIRPDYSKAELGRVITVDRGRYQCLIETTNTIVVATKARRLGRKGVIVGDLARLVGDTSGKPGTLARIVEVTNRETVLLRSADDDSSIERPIVANADQLLIVTALADPPPRVGMIDRILVAAYDAGIRPILCLTKADLASPAELIANYQPLAIPVVTSYPDSDLNEINDLLNGHVTVFVGHSGVGKSTLINRLVPHANRSTAAVNENTGRGRHTSTSAIALPLPDRPGWVIDTPGVRSFGLSHVTLGSVLAPFSDLTDWIAECPRGCKHTADEPECGLDAAAANEVLEPGRLASLRRIIGALHESSLQSS encoded by the coding sequence GTGAACTATCGTAATTTCCGCGATCTCGACTCAGACGATTTTAATTTTGACCGGCCAAGACGCACTTCACGCCCGCGTACCAAGATTCGTCCAGACTATTCTAAGGCTGAATTGGGTCGGGTTATCACTGTGGACAGGGGCAGGTACCAGTGCCTAATTGAGACCACCAACACCATAGTTGTCGCTACCAAAGCTCGTCGATTAGGACGTAAAGGGGTAATAGTTGGTGATTTAGCCCGCTTGGTTGGCGATACCTCAGGTAAACCCGGAACATTGGCGCGCATCGTGGAAGTAACGAACCGCGAAACAGTATTGCTGCGTAGCGCTGACGATGACTCCAGCATCGAGAGGCCGATCGTAGCAAATGCTGACCAGTTGTTGATTGTCACAGCCTTGGCTGATCCTCCGCCGAGGGTTGGAATGATTGACCGTATTTTGGTGGCCGCCTACGATGCCGGTATTCGTCCTATCTTATGCTTGACAAAGGCAGATTTAGCTAGCCCAGCAGAACTAATAGCCAATTATCAGCCACTGGCAATACCCGTAGTCACCTCTTACCCTGACAGCGATTTGAACGAAATTAATGACTTATTGAATGGTCATGTAACTGTTTTTGTGGGTCACTCCGGCGTGGGTAAATCAACCCTTATTAACCGGCTGGTTCCGCATGCAAACCGAAGCACTGCAGCAGTAAACGAGAACACTGGTAGGGGCCGACACACCTCCACCTCCGCTATCGCATTGCCGTTACCAGATAGACCAGGTTGGGTGATAGATACTCCTGGGGTGCGCAGTTTTGGCTTATCTCACGTCACTCTAGGTTCAGTGCTGGCTCCTTTCAGCGATTTAACTGATTGGATAGCTGAGTGTCCTAGAGGGTGCAAACATACCGCTGACGAGCCTGAGTGTGGCCTTGACGCGGCAGCTGCTAACGAAGTGCTAGAGCCTGGAAGATTGGCATCACTTCGCAGAATCATCGGTGCGCTACACGAATCTAGCCTCCAGTCCAGCTAG
- a CDS encoding inositol monophosphatase family protein, translated as MADYTEDIRLAHLFADAADAITQERFRAQDLRVETKPDHTKVSDADKAVEETIRDMIARTRPRDGIHGEEFADIVAGPRRWIIDPIDSTANYLRGVPVWATLIALEVSGKIRAGLVSAPALGRRWWASEGSGAWAGKSLMRGERIHVSAVSNLSEAFVSYSSLHGWISSGRGQGFVDTLRDAGRTRAFGDFWSYMLVAEGTVDVATEPELALHDMAALDIIVREAGGQFTSIDGQPGPVGPGALATNSRLHEELLVRLRPAD; from the coding sequence GTGGCTGACTACACAGAAGACATTCGTTTAGCTCATCTTTTTGCTGACGCTGCAGATGCGATAACCCAAGAACGCTTCCGCGCACAAGATCTGCGCGTTGAAACTAAACCCGATCACACTAAGGTAAGTGACGCTGACAAGGCTGTCGAGGAAACCATCAGAGACATGATCGCTAGAACCCGTCCACGTGATGGTATCCACGGCGAGGAGTTCGCGGATATTGTGGCCGGGCCGAGACGCTGGATCATCGACCCGATAGACAGCACCGCAAACTATTTACGTGGAGTACCAGTTTGGGCGACATTAATCGCCTTAGAAGTGTCCGGAAAAATACGGGCTGGCCTAGTATCTGCACCCGCGTTAGGCAGACGCTGGTGGGCTAGTGAGGGCAGCGGCGCATGGGCAGGTAAATCACTTATGCGAGGTGAACGCATCCACGTCTCGGCAGTAAGCAATCTATCTGAGGCTTTCGTTTCTTATTCATCCCTGCACGGCTGGATTTCTTCTGGACGCGGTCAAGGTTTTGTCGATACCCTCCGCGATGCTGGTCGAACAAGAGCTTTCGGCGATTTTTGGAGTTATATGTTGGTTGCCGAAGGCACAGTAGACGTCGCCACTGAACCAGAACTTGCCCTACACGATATGGCTGCTTTAGACATTATCGTTAGAGAAGCTGGCGGACAGTTCACCTCAATCGATGGTCAACCAGGCCCGGTCGGGCCAGGAGCATTAGCTACCAATTCTCGACTACACGAAGAATTGCTAGTTAGATTACGTCCAGCAGACTAA